A genome region from Schlesneria paludicola DSM 18645 includes the following:
- the mraY gene encoding phospho-N-acetylmuramoyl-pentapeptide-transferase: protein MLVWLLNHYPSFFERIAGVSTGDSRVFLTARIALATMISFITALIFGPHAIRWLKQNFRERIDSASQKLNELHAAKGNTPTMGGLFIVLAIVVAAILCGDLTNRYLLQALVVVIGFGAIGAQDDWIKVRSKQRGLTARDKFAWQWLLALFVAIALYFVQATKPQGVELIFPFGKFSVALNVFFIIWAALVIVGSSNGVNLTDGLDGLAPGCLIFAGSAFAVLTYLSGHRIMAEYLSIPHMTGAGELSVLFGALVGAMLGFLWFNCHPAQVFMGDSGSLPTGALLGYGALVTRQEVLLLIVGGIFVVETLSVIAQVASFKLTGKRVLACSPLHNHFVFKGDHETKIVIRFWICAALLALVAVASLKIG from the coding sequence ATGCTCGTCTGGTTGCTGAACCACTATCCCAGTTTTTTCGAGCGTATCGCCGGGGTGTCGACAGGGGATTCACGCGTCTTTCTGACCGCCCGCATTGCATTGGCAACGATGATTTCGTTCATCACGGCCCTGATTTTTGGGCCACATGCCATTCGCTGGCTGAAACAGAATTTTCGCGAACGAATCGACAGCGCCTCGCAGAAATTGAACGAACTTCACGCTGCGAAAGGCAATACCCCGACGATGGGTGGCCTGTTTATTGTGTTGGCGATCGTCGTTGCGGCGATTCTTTGTGGAGACCTGACGAATCGCTACTTGTTGCAAGCGCTCGTCGTTGTGATTGGCTTTGGTGCCATCGGCGCGCAGGACGACTGGATTAAGGTCCGCTCAAAGCAGCGAGGGCTAACGGCTCGTGACAAATTTGCCTGGCAGTGGTTGCTGGCCTTATTTGTGGCCATCGCTCTGTATTTCGTTCAGGCCACGAAGCCACAGGGAGTCGAATTGATTTTCCCCTTCGGCAAGTTCAGTGTCGCATTGAACGTCTTCTTCATCATTTGGGCGGCCTTGGTGATCGTGGGCAGTTCGAATGGTGTGAATTTGACCGACGGCCTGGATGGGTTGGCGCCCGGTTGCCTGATTTTTGCCGGATCGGCGTTCGCGGTACTCACCTATTTGTCCGGCCATCGAATTATGGCCGAGTATCTGTCGATTCCCCATATGACCGGCGCAGGGGAATTGAGCGTCCTATTTGGGGCGCTCGTAGGAGCGATGCTGGGTTTCCTTTGGTTCAACTGTCATCCCGCCCAAGTCTTCATGGGCGACAGCGGCTCGCTGCCAACTGGGGCTCTGCTGGGATATGGGGCTCTTGTCACGCGGCAAGAAGTCTTGCTGCTGATTGTCGGGGGGATCTTTGTTGTTGAAACCCTGAGTGTGATTGCGCAGGTCGCTTCCTTCAAGTTGACGGGCAAGCGAGTCCTGGCGTGTAGTCCACTTCACAATCACTTCGTTTTCAAAGGGGACCACGAAACGAAGATCGTGATCCGATTTTGGATCTGTGCCGCGCTCCTGGCACTGGTTGCCGTCGCCAGCCTGAAAATTGGTTGA
- a CDS encoding SLC5 family protein has protein sequence MTQLSSIDYLVILAYLAATMAIGLWVGSYVRSGSDFFLAGRSLPWWAVGMSLVATDIGGTDLIGVGGDAYRYGIVMGNFEWIGCVPAMIVGGFVFIPHLWRCRVTTIPEYLEKRFNVQLRSSVGACWLFFMACNLGVMLLAAARFMESLAGWNLATCILVTALLVGVYTWSGGLAAVVYTDVLQGIVMIGGCLMFVAIGIYQQGGVEPLVEKIHVVARDLDREEVRQREATMTPREFATFKARHRQGRPDHESEHLSLVQPVDTQSPAPWPAVLFGLCLIVGPGYWLGNQCIVQRALGAKSEYEAKASYIYGAMIKNLIPFIVAVPGLIALVKFPEMGHGHADAALGRLVGTLLPSGFRGAFVAAFLAALMSSVDSYLNASTALYVNDFYRRFYRPNADEGQILAVGRWTTIGFVGWGIYFAFQLMSFPAGIYTIFQTLASFIVGPTLAVLVAGMLTRSASGDGAVAGFYAGVLTAVGLFTLNLPSVCQQLGLRPLFQVGQPYLYYSLWSFVIAALFIAIFSYFLRSDPPEKTRYAIGGINSEGGAA, from the coding sequence ATGACACAACTGAGTTCAATCGACTATCTTGTCATCCTGGCCTACCTGGCGGCGACGATGGCGATTGGATTGTGGGTGGGCAGCTACGTTCGCAGTGGCTCGGACTTCTTTTTAGCCGGACGCAGCTTGCCATGGTGGGCTGTGGGAATGTCGCTGGTCGCGACGGACATTGGTGGGACCGACCTGATCGGGGTTGGCGGCGATGCCTATCGCTACGGAATCGTGATGGGCAACTTTGAATGGATCGGCTGTGTTCCCGCAATGATTGTGGGCGGGTTCGTGTTCATTCCTCATTTGTGGCGCTGTCGTGTTACCACGATTCCAGAATATCTCGAAAAACGCTTCAACGTTCAGTTGCGATCGTCGGTGGGGGCTTGCTGGTTGTTTTTCATGGCGTGCAACCTGGGCGTCATGCTGCTGGCGGCGGCGCGCTTCATGGAAAGCCTGGCCGGTTGGAATCTGGCGACCTGTATCCTGGTGACGGCCTTGCTGGTCGGTGTCTACACCTGGTCTGGTGGGTTGGCCGCCGTGGTCTACACCGATGTCCTGCAGGGCATCGTGATGATCGGCGGCTGTCTGATGTTCGTCGCCATCGGGATCTATCAACAGGGCGGCGTTGAACCACTGGTCGAGAAGATTCATGTTGTGGCCCGCGATTTGGATCGCGAAGAGGTCCGTCAGCGTGAAGCAACGATGACGCCGCGCGAGTTTGCGACTTTCAAGGCCAGGCATCGCCAGGGGCGTCCTGACCATGAATCGGAGCATTTGTCACTGGTGCAGCCCGTCGATACGCAATCCCCTGCCCCGTGGCCCGCGGTGTTGTTTGGATTGTGCCTGATCGTTGGGCCAGGATACTGGCTGGGAAACCAGTGCATCGTCCAGCGGGCGCTGGGAGCCAAATCCGAATACGAAGCAAAGGCGTCGTATATCTACGGGGCGATGATCAAGAATCTGATTCCCTTTATCGTCGCAGTTCCGGGGCTGATCGCACTCGTGAAGTTCCCCGAGATGGGACATGGACACGCGGACGCCGCGTTGGGGCGACTGGTCGGAACCTTGTTGCCTTCAGGGTTCCGGGGGGCATTCGTCGCGGCCTTCCTGGCGGCGTTGATGTCGAGCGTCGATTCCTACCTGAATGCCTCGACGGCGTTGTACGTCAATGACTTTTACCGTCGGTTCTATCGTCCGAATGCGGATGAAGGACAAATCCTGGCGGTCGGACGCTGGACGACGATTGGCTTTGTGGGGTGGGGGATCTACTTCGCATTTCAATTGATGTCGTTTCCCGCGGGGATCTACACAATTTTCCAGACACTGGCCTCGTTCATCGTCGGCCCAACGCTGGCTGTACTCGTAGCGGGGATGCTGACTCGAAGTGCATCGGGTGATGGTGCCGTGGCGGGGTTTTATGCAGGGGTCCTGACGGCCGTGGGGCTGTTCACGTTGAACTTGCCGAGTGTTTGTCAGCAACTGGGCCTGCGGCCGCTGTTTCAGGTGGGGCAGCCGTATCTCTACTATTCACTGTGGTCATTCGTCATCGCGGCGCTGTTCATCGCCATTTTCAGTTACTTCCTGCGGTCTGATCCGCCCGAGAAGACGCGTTATGCCATCGGCGGAATCAATTCCGAAGGAGGTGCGGCGTGA